Proteins encoded by one window of Polyodon spathula isolate WHYD16114869_AA chromosome 16, ASM1765450v1, whole genome shotgun sequence:
- the LOC121329020 gene encoding uncharacterized protein KIAA2013 homolog isoform X1 produces the protein MWLQQRLKGLPGLLSSSWARRMLVGLLLFMVIYWYLSSDGLLRFLTSSGEPHGATGVCLQSEMQRWKPLVDRGEGVLVAPPGRASGPAVVGNGHLLVDIESNKLWVSSSQPGSSPVLLTEYPPLVALKPAETRSEGQAVMLWFHKGSVLSVHCLLVGPTQGDCVTLREELIAHRSRPNLYLQRIHISNPTDRPVTFDVASLTPSFGSKFLASVEKIEDQDIMLSTGRVLTEKKQIVLVAVATKKMGSRLQVVAKSEFAENVLSVVYTSEPIDSSKLEETLSRLKEGARREMGDLMRMSVEDLYQEHQQSWTDLFISGVEMKKIMDAHTPSSDTVNTTLYYVLSMSTAPLLDKKLSAEEREKLESSLNYADHCFSGHATMHAENLWPSQVSGVAHILQLVNLWNLTLQKRGCKALVAAGVHGVMQGMVLSFGGLQFTENHLQFQADPDVLHNSYSLRGIHYNKDSINLAVLLDSEGKPFLHLSVKPQDKQVKLYACEAGCMNEPVELTSEVKGHVFPVMVTQPITPLLYISTDLTHLQDLRHTLHLKAILAHEEHMAKQYPGLPFLFWFSVASLITLFHLFLFKLIYNEYWGPGAKGLFRNKQVVNPSDDL, from the exons ATGTGGCTACAGCAGAGACTGAAGGGGCTTCCAGGACTGCTGTCCAGCAGTTGGGCGAGGAGGATGCTGGTTGGGTTGCTGCTCTTCATGGTTATATACTGGTACCTCAGTTCAGATGGGCTCCTGCGCTTCTTGACTAGCTCTGGGGAGCCTCACGGGGCCACGGGAGTCTGCCTGCAGTCCGAAATGCAACGATGGAAACCGCTGGTGGACCGAGGGGAAGGGGTCCTGGTAGCGCCACCAGGCAGGGCGTCTGGACCTGCTGTTGTTGGGAATGGACACCTCCTAGTGGACATTGAGAGCAACAAGCTTTGGGTCTCCTCCTCCCAGCCTGGCTCTTCCCCGGTTCTCCTGACCGAATACCCGCCTTTAGTGGCGCTGAAGCCAGCCGAGACGCGATCTGAAGGCCAGGCTGTGATGCTTTGGTTCCATAAAGGTTCTGTGCTTTCGGTCCATTGTCTGCTCGTGGGGCCTACTCAAGGTGATTGCGTGACCCTTCGGGAAGAGTTAATCGCACACCGCAGCCGGCCCAATCTATACCTGCAGAGGATTCACATCTCCAACCCTACGGACCGCCCCGTCACCTTTGACGTTGCCTCCCTGACCCCGTCCTTTGGGAGCAAGTTTTTGGCCAGCGTTGAAAAGATCGAGGACCAGGATATCATGTTGTCTACAGGGAGGGTCCTGACCGAGAAGAAGCAGATCGTGCTGGTCGCGGTGGCCACCAAGAAAATGGGCAGCAGGCTTCAGGTTGTCGCTAAGTCAGAGTTTGCCGAGAACGTGCTTTCGGTGGTGTACACCTCCGAGCCCATTGACTCCTCAAAGCTGGAAGAAACTTTGAGCAGACTGAAGGAGGGAGCCAGGCGAGAGATGGGAGACTTGATGAGAATGAGCGTAGAGGACCTTTACCAGGAGCATCAGCAGTCATGGACTGACCTCTTCATTTCGG GTGTGGAGATGAAAAAGATCATGGATGCCCACACTCCCTCCagcgacactgtcaataccacgCTGTACTATGTGCTCTCCATGTCCACAGCGCCCCTGCTGGACAAGAAGCTCAGCGCAGAGGAGCGCGAGAAGCTGGAGTCCAGCCTGAACTATGCCGATCACTGCTTCAGTGGCCACGCCACCATGCACGCAGAGAACCTGTGGCCGTCCCAGGTGAGCGGCGTGGCGCACATCCTGCAGCTGGTCAACCTCTGGAACCTCACCCTGCAGAAGAGGGGCTGCAAGGCCCTGGTGGCAGCCGGGGTCCACGGGGTCATGCAGGGCATGGTGCTGAGCTTTGGTGGGCTCCAGTTTACTGAGAACCACCTCCAGTTCCAGGCGGACCCCGACGTGCTGCACAACAGCTACTCCCTGAGGGGGATCCACTACAACAAGGATTCTATCAACCTGGCCGTGCTGCTGGACTCGGAGGGCAAGCCCTTCCTCCACCTGTCGGTCAAGCCCCAGGACAAGCAGGTGAAGCTGTACGCCTGCGAGGCCGGCTGCATGAACGAGCCTGTAGAGCTCACCTCGGAGGTCAAAGGGCACGTCTTCCCAGTCATGGTGACCCAGCCCATCACCCCGTTGCTGTACATCTCCACGGACTTGACCCATCTGCAGGATCTGAGGCACACCCTTCACCTGAAAGCCATTCTTGCTCACGAAGAGCACATGGCGAAGCAGTACCCAGGACTGCCCTTTTTGTTCTGGTTCAGCGTGGCTTCCCTCATAACCCTGTTCCACCTCTTCTTGTTCAAACTGATCTACAATGAGTATTGGGGGCCGGGTGCGAAAGGGCTTTTCAGGAACAAG CAGGTAGTGAACCCCAGTGATGACTTATGA
- the LOC121329020 gene encoding uncharacterized protein KIAA2013 homolog isoform X2 — MWLQQRLKGLPGLLSSSWARRMLVGLLLFMVIYWYLSSDGLLRFLTSSGEPHGATGVCLQSEMQRWKPLVDRGEGVLVAPPGRASGPAVVGNGHLLVDIESNKLWVSSSQPGSSPVLLTEYPPLVALKPAETRSEGQAVMLWFHKGSVLSVHCLLVGPTQGDCVTLREELIAHRSRPNLYLQRIHISNPTDRPVTFDVASLTPSFGSKFLASVEKIEDQDIMLSTGRVLTEKKQIVLVAVATKKMGSRLQVVAKSEFAENVLSVVYTSEPIDSSKLEETLSRLKEGARREMGDLMRMSVEDLYQEHQQSWTDLFISGVEMKKIMDAHTPSSDTVNTTLYYVLSMSTAPLLDKKLSAEEREKLESSLNYADHCFSGHATMHAENLWPSQVSGVAHILQLVNLWNLTLQKRGCKALVAAGVHGVMQGMVLSFGGLQFTENHLQFQADPDVLHNSYSLRGIHYNKDSINLAVLLDSEGKPFLHLSVKPQDKQVKLYACEAGCMNEPVELTSEVKGHVFPVMVTQPITPLLYISTDLTHLQDLRHTLHLKAILAHEEHMAKQYPGLPFLFWFSVASLITLFHLFLFKLIYNEYWGPGAKGLFRNKVVNPSDDL, encoded by the exons ATGTGGCTACAGCAGAGACTGAAGGGGCTTCCAGGACTGCTGTCCAGCAGTTGGGCGAGGAGGATGCTGGTTGGGTTGCTGCTCTTCATGGTTATATACTGGTACCTCAGTTCAGATGGGCTCCTGCGCTTCTTGACTAGCTCTGGGGAGCCTCACGGGGCCACGGGAGTCTGCCTGCAGTCCGAAATGCAACGATGGAAACCGCTGGTGGACCGAGGGGAAGGGGTCCTGGTAGCGCCACCAGGCAGGGCGTCTGGACCTGCTGTTGTTGGGAATGGACACCTCCTAGTGGACATTGAGAGCAACAAGCTTTGGGTCTCCTCCTCCCAGCCTGGCTCTTCCCCGGTTCTCCTGACCGAATACCCGCCTTTAGTGGCGCTGAAGCCAGCCGAGACGCGATCTGAAGGCCAGGCTGTGATGCTTTGGTTCCATAAAGGTTCTGTGCTTTCGGTCCATTGTCTGCTCGTGGGGCCTACTCAAGGTGATTGCGTGACCCTTCGGGAAGAGTTAATCGCACACCGCAGCCGGCCCAATCTATACCTGCAGAGGATTCACATCTCCAACCCTACGGACCGCCCCGTCACCTTTGACGTTGCCTCCCTGACCCCGTCCTTTGGGAGCAAGTTTTTGGCCAGCGTTGAAAAGATCGAGGACCAGGATATCATGTTGTCTACAGGGAGGGTCCTGACCGAGAAGAAGCAGATCGTGCTGGTCGCGGTGGCCACCAAGAAAATGGGCAGCAGGCTTCAGGTTGTCGCTAAGTCAGAGTTTGCCGAGAACGTGCTTTCGGTGGTGTACACCTCCGAGCCCATTGACTCCTCAAAGCTGGAAGAAACTTTGAGCAGACTGAAGGAGGGAGCCAGGCGAGAGATGGGAGACTTGATGAGAATGAGCGTAGAGGACCTTTACCAGGAGCATCAGCAGTCATGGACTGACCTCTTCATTTCGG GTGTGGAGATGAAAAAGATCATGGATGCCCACACTCCCTCCagcgacactgtcaataccacgCTGTACTATGTGCTCTCCATGTCCACAGCGCCCCTGCTGGACAAGAAGCTCAGCGCAGAGGAGCGCGAGAAGCTGGAGTCCAGCCTGAACTATGCCGATCACTGCTTCAGTGGCCACGCCACCATGCACGCAGAGAACCTGTGGCCGTCCCAGGTGAGCGGCGTGGCGCACATCCTGCAGCTGGTCAACCTCTGGAACCTCACCCTGCAGAAGAGGGGCTGCAAGGCCCTGGTGGCAGCCGGGGTCCACGGGGTCATGCAGGGCATGGTGCTGAGCTTTGGTGGGCTCCAGTTTACTGAGAACCACCTCCAGTTCCAGGCGGACCCCGACGTGCTGCACAACAGCTACTCCCTGAGGGGGATCCACTACAACAAGGATTCTATCAACCTGGCCGTGCTGCTGGACTCGGAGGGCAAGCCCTTCCTCCACCTGTCGGTCAAGCCCCAGGACAAGCAGGTGAAGCTGTACGCCTGCGAGGCCGGCTGCATGAACGAGCCTGTAGAGCTCACCTCGGAGGTCAAAGGGCACGTCTTCCCAGTCATGGTGACCCAGCCCATCACCCCGTTGCTGTACATCTCCACGGACTTGACCCATCTGCAGGATCTGAGGCACACCCTTCACCTGAAAGCCATTCTTGCTCACGAAGAGCACATGGCGAAGCAGTACCCAGGACTGCCCTTTTTGTTCTGGTTCAGCGTGGCTTCCCTCATAACCCTGTTCCACCTCTTCTTGTTCAAACTGATCTACAATGAGTATTGGGGGCCGGGTGCGAAAGGGCTTTTCAGGAACAAG GTAGTGAACCCCAGTGATGACTTATGA
- the LOC121329020 gene encoding uncharacterized protein KIAA2013 homolog isoform X3 — protein sequence MWLQQRLKGLPGLLSSSWARRMLVGLLLFMVIYWYLSSDGLLRFLTSSGEPHGATGVCLQSEMQRWKPLVDRGEGVLVAPPGRASGPAVVGNGHLLVDIESNKLWVSSSQPGSSPVLLTEYPPLVALKPAETRSEGQAVMLWFHKGSVLSVHCLLVGPTQGDCVTLREELIAHRSRPNLYLQRIHISNPTDRPVTFDVASLTPSFGSKFLASVEKIEDQDIMLSTGRVLTEKKQIVLVAVATKKMGSRLQVVAKSEFAENVLSVVYTSEPIDSSKLEETLSRLKEGARREMGDLMRMSVEDLYQEHQQSWTDLFISGVEMKKIMDAHTPSSDTVNTTLYYVLSMSTAPLLDKKLSAEEREKLESSLNYADHCFSGHATMHAENLWPSQVSGVAHILQLVNLWNLTLQKRGCKALVAAGVHGVMQGMVLSFGGLQFTENHLQFQADPDVLHNSYSLRGIHYNKDSINLAVLLDSEGKPFLHLSVKPQDKQVKLYACEAGCMNEPVELTSEVKGHVFPVMVTQPITPLLYISTDLTHLQDLRHTLHLKAILAHEEHMAKQYPGLPFLFWFSVASLITLFHLFLFKLIYNEYWGPGAKGLFRNKDDPSV from the exons ATGTGGCTACAGCAGAGACTGAAGGGGCTTCCAGGACTGCTGTCCAGCAGTTGGGCGAGGAGGATGCTGGTTGGGTTGCTGCTCTTCATGGTTATATACTGGTACCTCAGTTCAGATGGGCTCCTGCGCTTCTTGACTAGCTCTGGGGAGCCTCACGGGGCCACGGGAGTCTGCCTGCAGTCCGAAATGCAACGATGGAAACCGCTGGTGGACCGAGGGGAAGGGGTCCTGGTAGCGCCACCAGGCAGGGCGTCTGGACCTGCTGTTGTTGGGAATGGACACCTCCTAGTGGACATTGAGAGCAACAAGCTTTGGGTCTCCTCCTCCCAGCCTGGCTCTTCCCCGGTTCTCCTGACCGAATACCCGCCTTTAGTGGCGCTGAAGCCAGCCGAGACGCGATCTGAAGGCCAGGCTGTGATGCTTTGGTTCCATAAAGGTTCTGTGCTTTCGGTCCATTGTCTGCTCGTGGGGCCTACTCAAGGTGATTGCGTGACCCTTCGGGAAGAGTTAATCGCACACCGCAGCCGGCCCAATCTATACCTGCAGAGGATTCACATCTCCAACCCTACGGACCGCCCCGTCACCTTTGACGTTGCCTCCCTGACCCCGTCCTTTGGGAGCAAGTTTTTGGCCAGCGTTGAAAAGATCGAGGACCAGGATATCATGTTGTCTACAGGGAGGGTCCTGACCGAGAAGAAGCAGATCGTGCTGGTCGCGGTGGCCACCAAGAAAATGGGCAGCAGGCTTCAGGTTGTCGCTAAGTCAGAGTTTGCCGAGAACGTGCTTTCGGTGGTGTACACCTCCGAGCCCATTGACTCCTCAAAGCTGGAAGAAACTTTGAGCAGACTGAAGGAGGGAGCCAGGCGAGAGATGGGAGACTTGATGAGAATGAGCGTAGAGGACCTTTACCAGGAGCATCAGCAGTCATGGACTGACCTCTTCATTTCGG GTGTGGAGATGAAAAAGATCATGGATGCCCACACTCCCTCCagcgacactgtcaataccacgCTGTACTATGTGCTCTCCATGTCCACAGCGCCCCTGCTGGACAAGAAGCTCAGCGCAGAGGAGCGCGAGAAGCTGGAGTCCAGCCTGAACTATGCCGATCACTGCTTCAGTGGCCACGCCACCATGCACGCAGAGAACCTGTGGCCGTCCCAGGTGAGCGGCGTGGCGCACATCCTGCAGCTGGTCAACCTCTGGAACCTCACCCTGCAGAAGAGGGGCTGCAAGGCCCTGGTGGCAGCCGGGGTCCACGGGGTCATGCAGGGCATGGTGCTGAGCTTTGGTGGGCTCCAGTTTACTGAGAACCACCTCCAGTTCCAGGCGGACCCCGACGTGCTGCACAACAGCTACTCCCTGAGGGGGATCCACTACAACAAGGATTCTATCAACCTGGCCGTGCTGCTGGACTCGGAGGGCAAGCCCTTCCTCCACCTGTCGGTCAAGCCCCAGGACAAGCAGGTGAAGCTGTACGCCTGCGAGGCCGGCTGCATGAACGAGCCTGTAGAGCTCACCTCGGAGGTCAAAGGGCACGTCTTCCCAGTCATGGTGACCCAGCCCATCACCCCGTTGCTGTACATCTCCACGGACTTGACCCATCTGCAGGATCTGAGGCACACCCTTCACCTGAAAGCCATTCTTGCTCACGAAGAGCACATGGCGAAGCAGTACCCAGGACTGCCCTTTTTGTTCTGGTTCAGCGTGGCTTCCCTCATAACCCTGTTCCACCTCTTCTTGTTCAAACTGATCTACAATGAGTATTGGGGGCCGGGTGCGAAAGGGCTTTTCAGGAACAAG gATGACCCCAGTGTGTGA